CATTCAATGGTTAATAGGCAATACTCCTaatgttttgttttgtttacTTAGATGATATCCTAATTGCCTCGGAAGATAAGGAATCTCATCTTGAAGAAGGAAAATTTGGTATgcaaaaagaagaaatgtCATTTCTTACAAGAGTCTGTAGAATTCCTAGGATTCAGATTGGGTAAAAACGGTATTATGGtacaacaagaaaaaattcgAGCAGTTAAAGAGATGCCCACGCCAAACACAATTAAATCAGCTCAATCCTTTCTGGGAATGGTAAACTATTATAGGAATTTTATTCCCCAGTGCTCATTGTTGTCCAAAcctattattgaatttatttctaaaaaatgTGATTGGTCCAAGAAACAAGATCAAGCGGTTATTACtctaaaacaaaaattatgcTCAGCACCCGTACTAGTCCCATTTATTCCTGGTGACGAATACCGTCTTTCTACAGATGCTAGCACTATCGCTCTTGGTGGGGTACTAGAACGTTTACACATGGGACAACTTGTTGGtgtaattgtttatttttcaaaaactgTTAATCCTACTCAAGCACGTTATCCGGTTGGAGAAATAGAGTTGTTGTCTATCATTCAAAACTTACAACACTTCAAATACTATCTACATGGACACCACTTCATCTTAAGAACTGATCACATATCCTTATTGGCATACAGAAATAAGAAAGAACCCTCTGCAAGAATTTCACGATGGTTAGACTTCTTAGCTGAGTTTGATTTCACCTTAGAATACATTAAAGGATCACTTAATCATGTCGCAGATGCCTTAAGTAGACTGGCTACGAAAAATGAGATTACCACTAACGAAGTTAGTAAAGTTGCaataattgaagaaattgaagatcCAACTTTGGTATTTCCAATAAACAGTATAGAGAGAATCACCCCAGTTGATTGGTATGAAGATTGGATCCAAGACCCCTAGTCCGCTGCAGTTTTGGTACATTTAGGTTTGGTTCAAGATGTCAAGATTAATCCTACTGATAAGTCGTTGTTTGATAAGTATATTAAGAAATTCAAGCTGTCCAAAAAAGCTATGGCTCGATACAAGTTTGATGaccaaatattatattatgatGATAGAGTCTGTGTACCTCGCTCCAGACGTACCGAACTACTAAACATTTATCACGATAACATATTGCATGGTGGACATTTTGGTGAAGTTACTAcgattaataaaatatgtcCTAATTACTATTGGCCTTCAATGACGGTAGATATTCGTACTTATATCAAAGGATGTTTACAATGccaaattatgaaaaaatttagacCTAAGAAAGATGGACAACTGGAACCATTAGATATTCCACAAGGACGTTGGGTAGAATTgtcaattgatttttgtTACCGGACTTCCAACTACTCAATCTCAGAATGACATGATCATGGTTGTAGTTGATAGGTTTTCTAAAAGAGCCCATTTCATCGTCACTCAAATATCCTTAGGATCTGTCGGTACGTTAGACTTATTTTATCGGTTTATTTTTGCTTATCATGGTTTTCCAAGAACGATTGTTTCAGATAGAGATATTAGGTTCACCAGCTCGTTTTACAAAGAAGTGACAGAAAGACTAGGcatcaaattattactatctTCCTCTAATCATCCACAAACAGATGGTCAGACGGAAAGCGTTAACAAAACCTTAGGTCGGTTACTAAGAAGTTACTGTTCACAAGATCAAGATAATTGGGACCATTTTCTTCCTCAGGTTGAATTCGTTTACAATTCCACGTTCCAACGTTCTATTCCAGCTTCACCATTTGAAGTAGATTTAGGTTACGTACCCAACGAACCATTACTAGACATTGGTAATGAACTGTCGGCGCGAAATCTATCCGCTGTTGACTTATCAAAAACCATTAAGGCGATTTCCCTAAGAACTACAGATTTCCTCAAGCGATCACAAGAGGATATGGAATCACATGCGAGTGAAGCTCGAACGGTCAATGATTACAAACTCGGTGAATATGTGTTACTCCACCGTGATGCATATTTTACTGGAGGAAAGTACTTAAAGATCCAACCCATATTTTTAGGACCATTTaatattgtaaaaataGGAAAAAACACCGTTGAACTTGATCTGCCATCCTCCTTTAAGAAACATAGGGTTATCAATATAAAATGGATAAAAAAGTTTGTATTAGACAAAGATAGGTACCCAAAAAGTCTACCAAGAACCTCGATTGAACGAATACAGCGTGTTCAGGAAATAATTGCAGTTATAGGCTACGATGTGGAAAGCCACGAATACTACTGCAAGATGAAAGATGTTGATCCCACTCTAACCTGTACATACTCGttagaagaatttaataagttAACAAGCTCAAAGAAATCATCGTTGTTAAACAATTTCAATACGCTTGTGAATACAAATTAAAGAGGGGAAGATGTTGTAGACGAGATTGACTTTATACTCGTCTACAAGTTGCtaactagaaattatacataacACTGAGCAACTGCTAGTTGCATACCTGTGAATATCTGTTCGATGCATAATCTCTACTGGTTAGCCAGCATTACTCAAACTGTGCACTCCTACCCTTGTAAGTAAGCTTATAAACAgaccaattaaagtaaaatggaaaagctggcgttgacctttgaaaagtatttaaaggccagcttttcagacttaagacataaatttatagttctttTATACAGTTATTTAGTCTaagaagaacaacaattatattcgtaaGTTCGAAGGATTAACTGGTGTCAAGTTAATAAGGTTGTTAAGTTAAGTTAAGTTTTTGGTAGTTACTATTTATGTGTATCGTACTCCTAAGTTGGTTtataacaacaacaaaataaCTAAGCTCGTATGGCGCAGTGGTAGCGCAGCAGATTGCAAATCTGTTGGTCCTTAGTTCGATCCTGAGTGCGagctttatttttgatatttttcagTTCGTCATTTTGAACGAATCCAAGTACGCTATGAACTTCTTCTCTAGCGGTTAGTTATATGATATGATGGcctaaatttattttttttatactgAGATATATtgtgaatattttaatattcgGAAATTAAGTATCAGATATTAAAGCGAGAAAACTGAAGTTTCCTTAACTGCTTCACccttaataattttattagttttaCTATTATACAAAAATGTGAGGCATAAGTAAACAGAAGCACTGTAAatgtaaagaaaaaaaaactacttagtttaaaatataCGACTTAGTAATTTAAAGGTTTGccctttttttattatttatatacataGTAAGGCttatttcattagaaaaaggatgtaaatatatacatatatggGAAATATCAATGATAAGTGGTGGGAGGAGGAGacatatatacatacatatcAATAAAaggaagaaattaaaattattataatgatACAAGCATTAATGGTCAATCATTTATCAGTGCTATTTTTTGttgattcttttttctttcttcgAAAATTTCATCTATTTCCTTTTGTTTCTCTAACTGAAGTTTCATTTGCTCTTCTGGAGTCGGAATGTTACCTTCTACATAATCTTTTAATGTGAAAGTTTGACCGCTTAATTGCTCTTGTTGaatcttaattttttctttttcttcttcaactAATTTCATAAATTTCACGTAATTCTTTTCCCCTTCTTCTCTAATTAAGTCCAATGGGAATTTAGATTTACCTGTCTGTGGCATACCGCCAAGACCACCTAAAACTTTCATAACCCAATTTGAAGATGCTTTTTCTTGATCAGCATGGAACTTAGccttcaattttttaactCTTTCATCGAATTCGTCCGGTAAATTGTACTTATCAGTAAAACTACTCAACACAGGTCTAACATCAGAAACTTGCTGAGTAGctaaatattctaaaaagGGAATTAatctaattaatttatcgTCCATCTGGCCATCCCATGGTTTCATTGGAATTGCATTTTCTGGTTGTAACTTATAACTATTTGGATCAAcatcaataattaaaactttcttttcatctctattcaattttgataaatctttaatgTGAACACCATCTTTATATAAACAATGCTCTTTGAACAAATTATAAGAAACAAATGCATGAATTGGATCTAGTTTTTCAGCAATTCTATCAGAATACATCATATAATTCGAAGAGAATAAGACAATTTCATAATATTGAGATAGATAACCAAGGAAATAATCAACACCTGGTCTCTTAGCAGTTCTCCACCCATGTTTTTGAGACCATTCAGAATGGACTAGCAAATCTTCCAAAGTTAAGACAAGAGTTAAAGGTCTTTGGTAAGGTGGAGGTGGTGGTGGGGGCAATAAATCAGGGAATGGTGGTTCTTGAAAGTATTTGAACATGGAATTAAATCTTGCTCTAAATCTCTTATACATTAATGATGGTTCATATCCGTTTGGGATATCatctttcaattcttcGCTTTCTGAAGGCTCCCAATCTCTAGTTAAGTATAAACCTGCACCTGTAATGGCAGAGAATGTAAAGATATAAAACCAGTTAGcatatttttctcttttaatatcagtAGATGTTTGTCTTTTTCTACGTTTACGGCCCTGTTCCTCTGTTGGTTTAGCTTCTCCATTGTTCCCACTAGCCTGCTCATCTGCTTGCGAACCTTCCATTTTTGAGTGTTCTGCATCTAAATCAACACCAGCACGGGCTAGGATATCGTCTGTTAAAATAGATTGCTTCCCTTTATCATCCTTTGATTGTTTCGAATTGAGTAATTTAGATGTATTATAAAGATTTCTTGAGGCTATTTGTCGTATAGATGGATGTTTAACAATAGGTGTTGAAAACAATAATCTACTGCTTAGTCTTGTGGATAACCTTATAGACGATAGCATTCCTTAGTTAGCAAACGAAATCGAATAGAACCAAACTTGATGCACTGAAAATGGTTATTAATCGTTATCAAGTGTAAATATTACTAGATATTAATTTGTATAAACCAATTAATAAAGTATCACTGACAATAATGGCCGAATCTTAGAGTTTTTTAAGTTGAAgtattttttgttaatgTGAATTATTCTTGTCCTTTTGCTGAAATTGTTTTGCCGTCTCTAATCAATTATTCGTTTCGGGCTCTCTAATGCTGATGATAAAATAGAcggaaatttaaaataaaaatgataagaTCTGCAACAATGTGAATTACAAACTACGTAATCAAATCAGTTCTATAAGAACATTTTCACTTATTAATTATGCCTTATTCGATATTCatccaaataaattttgaaaaaattgtgaTATAGTGCTTATCTGTGAGAAGCAAAAAAATAGgctaaattaataattttaaatatgtCCATTCCTTCAAATTTAGTTCCCAAAACTTCTGACAGTTGTTCCATTAAAACAAGTAAGGGAACACTTCTTGTTGAATTATGGACTAATGAATGCCCAAGTACCGTTGATGCTTTTATAGAATGCTGTAAGGACCATACATTtgttgataaatttttctactGGAATGATGACGCCAGCTATCCCTGTATAATTCTagattatcaattaaacaGTAAAATTGCTCCAATCCCATCTGAATATCATTCAAGATTAGCTTTTTCTACAGACGGAATTTTAGGATGGGACACTCAGAAACAAACCTGGTTTATTACCAGTGAACAATGGCTTACTactaataaagataataatgtGTTTGGAAAAGTTGTGGGAGATTCGAGATATGTTTTAAGAGATATCATCAAAGGTGAAAAAGATCCAGATGACAATTCACAATATCTTTTCCCACCTATTATCCAGTCTATTGAGATTTTATCTAGAAATGTAGACACTCCCAAGACAATTGAATCTATCAAGCTGGCACCAAAGAAGCATACTCAGAATGTAAAATTACATTTTAATacagaagatgaaaatgatgatgaacaAGACACATTACCAATATTAACtggaaataaaagaaattaccTTACAGAAGAGGGTAACGATATCCTCAATCAGACTccaaagaaaatgaaaataaaacttcATAAAAGTATTACAGGGAATACGTCATCAGGGCtctcaaaaaaaaacctGATCTTGATGACCATTTTTCTCATTATGACGAAGGAGAAAATGTTGCATCTGAATCTTTAACTAGTAAAAtagatgaagatattaatttagCAGATACTGAAAAGGAGCTTAAAAATATCTCAACAGAGAATTTAACGAGAGAACAACAAAATACCATAATATTAgatgaatttaaaacatcACGCTTCATGAAAGGACTTTTAAGACGTGGCTCTTGGAAATAGCGGTTCATAAGCACTGTAATTTAATTACACTATCTTTAAGTAGTTTTTCTAGTCTCTTTATATACATCTTCAAGTAACAAGCATATCCAAAATGAACTATTAGAGccttaaaattattaaagttaaCACTTTCATACTTTCCAATTACTCTAGTAAAACTGCCAAGGGTGAAACATGAGttaaaagagaaaattTAGAGataaagtaaaattttCGTAATAAACCATGTAATTGTTCATACGTTTTattctaaataatattaaaagtagCCATTCGTAAggaaatttatataattcgCGGTATTATTAAGTATTATGTAATGCTTCATTGatcaataattaaattgaaGTCCTAATGCAAAATTGAAGCTAGAGGCATTTTTAACCTCATCAGCCCAAAACCGTGTAAAAGCTTTTATAAGCTAAATCTAAATCAAACAATAGCTCTCTAGCTTCATCATCTGTTAGTTGCTCATTAACtttcattttattaatcttaACAATCCATTCAACTAAATTACTTCGGTGCTCAAAATCTGATCTCGTCACTTTATTgatagataataataagtcGGCCATTAATGGATGAAGTTGATCTTTTGCTCTGtagtttaattttaatgcATCCATTATTGTGATAAAATTACCCGTAGCTTCTGCAATATTTTTACCGCCATTGCCCCCACTGGATTTACCATTTTTAGAACTTTTAGATCCTGCCATATTTTTACCAGAGGTTTCTTCCGTCATAATTGCATGCTCAACAGTTACAGGCATACCTCTTTCAATCCTTGTAATCGCATTTGGCgctattatattatatgtatttttaaactggtataaatcttcaaattctttcttaacatcatcattatcgtTTGAAAGGTATGTCTTGTATTGAACtaataatttgtttaaggtatttgtatattcatcatttgttatagaatctttcaaatatgCCTTCTCTACTTGATCAATTGCAATGATAATCGAATAAATTTCCGCTAGGGTCTCCAGAGTTTCTCTTTCTTTTCGACTATTGGTAGATGGATCATATAATGGAATCTCTTCGTACAGTTTTGGGTTATATTGTGACATAATAAACGATAGTAAACTGACTGTTACATCATAATTAGCTTTTCTGTTCAACTgggttttttatttatatctcTTTAACTTCCTTGCTTTCcagtgttttttttctaaaagcGAAAAGCCCTTGTTGGTATAGAATCATCCTAATATTGCGATTTTACTTAAtgagaaaatatttaacatTCTCTTAAAGTATTTAGcaatttaaaaaacaattctATAATCTAAAATTTAGAAGTCTTTTCtggataatattattaaatttatttgaaaaatacatGAAGGAAAAAGGAAGTATTATGGAGGCATGCAGTCATTCcgatattatatatttttataaaactctatattatgtataatttataCCATTAACGGtatagaaaaattgatgaaacTTGTTTAGGAAATGGTATTAGTATTACAGGGGATATGATTACTATACAACTTATAATTAAACGgaagaatatttagaataaactgtaaaataaaagagcGAAGAAATAAATGCAATGCGTTAGTgcataaaatattaatgcaGCATCGTTATGTGTGtaattttcatcaattaGCCAcatatcaaataattaataacatTTATATATCACAATTAGTAGCTGGTCTTAAggaatattttattgtcCCCATTATATTGGATATCTGCTTGACATAACTTTCTATTCTTAAAGCAATTTGACAGCAGTTTATTCAATGATGGGAATTCTACGGGGGGTTTTATGACTTCTATCAAAGAAAATGTTcaactttttcaaattttccTCGtcataaaaatatattacagGTGGGAGCGATGGATATTCTAAATCCCCAGAAAtcttatttctttttataccaccaaaattttcataaaaTTGTTTGGCATATCTAGCAGTCTCACGCTCTTCATCAATTATCTGCTCAATATACTTTATTTGAACTAGTGGCCATGGTGAAATATCAATTCGatgttttaattcaaaatctttACCGTTGCTTATTTTAAACCTCATATAGAGCACATAAtctatagaaaataatttgccAAATGTAGTTATTGCAGTATGATATTGAAATGGAATCAATGAGTCACTTTTATTACTAATAAGCTTAGTTTTTGTTTCTTCAACTAAAAACCCTGTTCTTTCTTTACCTTTATAGTATTTAGTTTCTCTTTCAGGTAATTTGTATAAAAATGAAGGTTCTTGCATACATGATTCAAATTGTCTAAAATACTCGTTCTTAGTGCATATTCTAATATctgatttcaattttatccCTGTATTATCAAGTACTTGGCCTACATTTTGTATAGTAGAATGCAATATATGCTCTCTGGAATCTATCATGTGACTATCTTGAACttctaatatttcttttatatcaTATGACAAATTTTTAAGTTTAACTTTCTTACTAAATAATCCACGTTGGTTAGTTGATATTGTTCCACTTAAATTTGGTTTGATGTCAATAGTGACATGTAAAAGATCATCTGACGTTATACATGGATTATGAATTGTATAATTCactataaattttttatccgCAGAATAGGCCTGCTTCGTAATTGGTGGATATAAACGCTTAGTTGCTAAATATGTGTACCGTTCTACATTTACTGGTTGCATAAATGACCGGATATTGGTTCCatctgaaaaatttgagGACGAAGGTAAGGTGTAATGAACATTACATTCGAACAATGTAATCGTTTTTCCAAATCGCGGATTAAAGTTTGTTTCTTTTACATCATCTGGTAGGGCAATTGTTAATGGAATATCAATTCCCAATATTAGCTTTTCGGAGATCATAATATTCTTTCTATAATGGGTTTGGATTTTCTCAAATTTCGATTTGGAGCCAAATGAAAGGCCTGAGTTCAAAGTTTCTACAGTTTTAAGGCATACTTCTATCTTATCTATTCTGAATGGCTTACCATCACTTGATCTTATTCTTAGTTCACATTCAATGCGCGGGAGGGTATCTGGTAAACCTGGGCAGCCTCGTATCACCGAATTATAACTAGGTTTAAAGGATATCACAGGATGTGTCattataatgatatatttatttgataacAACCTAATAGTTTTAACACTTTGATTAGTAATCCATAGGTTCTTACTTTTGAGATacaactttttttattcattgcTGATGTCACAGCTTCGCTGATTTGGGCAAGCCTACTTAAAGCGACTTCACAAGGTTTTGGCGTTTGGAAAATGTAAAATTCAAGTGATTTCATAGTCGGAAATAATACAtaaagttaaaatatttaaagagaTATAAAATAAGAAGATTAAGACAAAGATTAATTAAGTGCAATTAGAATACAAGTATATGATGAAATGAATGCATGATATTTACGACgtgtattatattaaaggtataatttgaaaatgataaacgTTAGAAATGGAAGAAAGCTTTAAACTAAACAAAAGTAAGATTATGCGCGTGACAGATGCAAcattattcaatattacAAACTAATATCACCATCAGCGTCCGTATCTGGCTGAGGTGATGAAGCTGGCTGATTAGGTCTCATAATTGGGGCCTGCGAAGTCGAGAAATTTACAGCTTTTGTTCCTTGAGAAACAACTGGTGTTCTAATTCCAGAGCCTTCTGATGCTTCAACAGTATCATCGTCTACGAATCTTAATATagtattttcattagttaAATgccaaatatttaaatatgagTATTCTTGTATACAACTGTTCAATTGTGCGGTTGTAAAACCTCTGGCTCTCACAGTCTTGATAATAGTGTCATATGGTAGAACTTTTTTGTTTGCTGATCCCGATTCTTGTACCATCTTTCTGATAATTGTGAAGATCTTAGTAGTTGGGTTTTCATCCTCAATGCTTTTGTTAGTTTCTTGATACAAGGATTCTTTGGAAACCCGAACCAATCTTAAAGCTTCTTCAAcatcttcaatatcaaCAGTTTCTGATAACCGTAGCTTAGCCAAAGCTTGTGCCAATCTAATAATAGCCAATAGAGTTCTTGGAGTTGCTTGgccaaaagaaaatttagtATTTATGTCTCTTTTAGAGTCCTGTCTTAATCTGATATAGGCCTGAACCACATAATCATTTACAGTTTCATTCATGACAGGTCTTTTGGTTTTTGCATATGCAATAAACTCTCTCATTTGCGAGGTTTCAATTGGTTGAAAATCTAGATCAGGTTGTTTGTTATACATATGAACAAAGGCTACGTGCTCTGCTAATTTCTCATCACTTTCTCTACTTGGAACATCTAGcatcaaaaataatacatcaAACCTTGATAATAACGCAGCCGGTAAATTTATATTGTCTAATGGTGAAAGACGAGGATTATATCTACCATAAATAGGATTAGCAGCTGCTAAGATAGATGATCTAGCGTTCAAAGTGGTATTAATACCAGCCTTGGAAATAGATATCGTTTGTTGTTCCATAACTTCATGAATAGCAGTTCTATCAGTATCATCCATCTTGTCGAATTCATCAATACAACAAATACCATTATCTGCTAAAACAAGAGCACCACCTTCTAAGATCATCTCGTCAGTAACAGGGTCTCTCATAACCGCAGCCGTTAAACCTACACCCGAAGAACCTTTACCGGTAGTGTAAACACCTCTTGGAGTTATCTTACAGATAGCCTTCAATAATTGAGATTTAGCCACACCAGGGTCACCCATTAAGCAAATGTTTATGTCACCTCTAATTTTCATACCATCACCAACAGTTTTATTTACACCAccaactaataataataatagagcCTTCTTGACATCCAAATGACCATAAATTTCTGGTGCAATTGATTTAGCCAAAGTTTCATAAACGTTACCACTATTTACCAATTCTTGAATATGCCTTTCAGTATCTGTATTCATTTGGaaagaagaatatttcttcttatGCTGATTTACATATTGAGCTTCCAAATAATTCTCAGTTAATAGACCTGCCCTTAATGCTTTAAAACCTGTATATGGAGACGGTAAAAATATACCTGCAACGTCAACTATATCACCAGGAGTCATAGATCTCACAAGTGAACCATTGACATGAATGGTCAATGTTCTTGGGATATGACCAACTGGGACTTGCTGTGATAATTCTTGGATTTTTAGTTCTTGAAAAGGACTAAATTTAGAGGCTCTTGTGCTCATAAACAGTTGACCCTTAGTTTGATTTTGCTCACATTCTTTGGATGTACATTCTGATAGAGGAGTAAATGTTTTGgaattaatttcttgaaatatttcataaCCACAAGAATCACATGTATATGCAATGACTAAGACTGCAGGCTTTACATCGGAAACTCTTGTGACAATACCTCTTACAGTTATTAATTTACCAATATGACAGCCCTTAATTTGCCTAACGGATAAAGGTATCGAACTACCAGCTTTGCTATAAGATTTTGCAGAATGAGTTTTGGGATTTTGCAAAGAAGGTGGCTTAaagtataaataatatcttcTCGTTAAATTTGGAGGAAATAATTCAGCTTCTTCAGCAACTACTTCTCTCAAAGCTTCGTTTAAAGAGGAAGCTGGAGCAGAATCCATAtccattaaattttcagtTCTAATTTCATCAGTTCTATCTGAAATCATCCTTTCGTTTCTTAATCTTCtttgatttaatatcaCATCTATCACATCATCTTGATAATTGATATCCTTTGTAGGCAAGGGCATATAGTCATCAATAGCTTTACAAAATAGTTCAATAAAATGCTTAGCATTTTCTTGAATGGCACGCACTAAGCTAGTGTCTGAACGAGTTGGGTctgttaaaaatttttcgCTTTCATATTTCAACAAATCATCCAATTCAATGGTAACTGTGTCGAGATCTCTGTTAGCAACTTGTAGTAAAATATTCAGATATTTTGGACCAGTACCAACAGTAGAATCATGCATTTCACCTGACAGATCAGTTTCTGTAGTAGTTGGTACTATAGAATCATTCTTAAAATGTTGAATAAAATCATTGATCTCATTCTGCAATGTGGCATAATCCACAGGTATTTGAATTGAAGGTAGAGTAGTGCTCATCTGATTGTAGCTAGTTGATTATATATGGATATTACTTCTGGATATATCTATTAATTACTTATTTGTAGTAATAACAGTTTAAACGCCATGTTAATAACTACTTTAGTACAGTCAAACTTTTCGtgcatttatttttttttctttaagtTTAGTTCTTCATCTCTGGAAATCTTCGCGCCTTGTTTGgctttttcttaatttggatatattaaattttattcacGTGAAAAACAAAGTTTAAGGCATTACTTAATGAGGTAATTGCTATTACGTTTCCCAATATGTTACAAATATCccatttaattaattatattccTATTACAGCAATTATTCTCAATTTGGAACTTCATATTTAAGGGTAGCCATTCTTGTGATATCCTACATAGGATAATTATCTATGCATTCCTGGTATATTAGTCTATTCTAAGGATCATGGCTTTtatatgaaatattaatatatatgttaCCCTCTGGAGACTGTATGCcaaattctaaatcaatatttgttatgtatgaaatttatatatagcatataaaattttttgtatcCAATAATTGAACCGTACAACCTATATTGTTTATCATATTACTAGAATATACCTTTTACTTAGCCTATTTCAGTATTGATATGCTagatttttatatataaacttTGCACTTTAGCAAATAGTAAAGTTGCTTAAAGTAAATTCatcttaaaataaaaagaggAGATTTCTTTTCTCTGAGGGTTCTGTCTGCTACATTCCATTTATGATATTACAAGAACTTTATTTCTCGACACACccaaaatcaaataattctaccTCTTCGAATTAGTAAAGAGTTAAAACGTAGCCTATGtgatttttattatggTTAGCTGACTTtagttgtttttttgtaaagcttattattgaaattgtttgaataattctaaatatttggaa
This genomic stretch from Henningerozyma blattae CBS 6284 chromosome 1, complete genome harbors:
- the TBLA0A00520 gene encoding Ty3/Gypsy family RNase HI domain-containing protein, whose protein sequence is MVQQEKIRAVKEMPTPNTIKSAQSFLGMVNYYRNFIPQCSLLSKPIIEFISKKCDWSKKQDQAVITLKQKLCSAPVLVPFIPGDEYRLSTDASTIALGGVLERLHMGQLVGVIVYFSKTVNPTQARYPVGEIELLSIIQNLQHFKYYLHGHHFILRTDHISLLAYRNKKEPSARISRWLDFLAEFDFTLEYIKGSLNHVADALSRLATKNEITTNEVSKVAIIEEIEDPTLVFPINSIERITPVDWYEDWIQDP
- the TIM50 gene encoding protein translocase subunit TIM50 (similar to Saccharomyces cerevisiae TIM50 (YPL063W); ancestral locus Anc_8.527), whose protein sequence is MLSSIRLSTRLSSRLLFSTPIVKHPSIRQIASRNLYNTSKLLNSKQSKDDKGKQSILTDDILARAGVDLDAEHSKMEGSQADEQASGNNGEAKPTEEQGRKRRKRQTSTDIKREKYANWFYIFTFSAITGAGLYLTRDWEPSESEELKDDIPNGYEPSLMYKRFRARFNSMFKYFQEPPFPDLLPPPPPPPYQRPLTLVLTLEDLLVHSEWSQKHGWRTAKRPGVDYFLGYLSQYYEIVLFSSNYMMYSDRIAEKLDPIHAFVSYNLFKEHCLYKDGVHIKDLSKLNRDEKKVLIIDVDPNSYKLQPENAIPMKPWDGQMDDKLIRLIPFLEYLATQQVSDVRPVLSSFTDKYNLPDEFDERVKKLKAKFHADQEKASSNWVMKVLGGLGGMPQTGKSKFPLDLIREEGEKNYVKFMKLVEEEKEKIKIQQEQLSGQTFTLKDYVEGNIPTPEEQMKLQLEKQKEIDEIFEERKKNQQKIALIND
- the VPS28 gene encoding ESCRT-I subunit protein VPS28 (similar to Saccharomyces cerevisiae VPS28 (YPL065W); ancestral locus Anc_8.529), with translation MSQYNPKLYEEIPLYDPSTNSRKERETLETLAEIYSIIIAIDQVEKAYLKDSITNDEYTNTLNKLLVQYKTYLSNDNDDVKKEFEDLYQFKNTYNIIAPNAITRIERGMPVTVEHAIMTEETSGKNMAGSKSSKNGKSSGGNGGKNIAEATGNFITIMDALKLNYRAKDQLHPLMADLLLSINKVTRSDFEHRSNLVEWIVKINKMKVNEQLTDDEARELLFDLDLAYKSFYTVLG
- the TBLA0A00530 gene encoding uncharacterized protein (Ty like retrotransposon) codes for the protein MIMVVVDRFSKRAHFIVTQISLGSVGTLDLFYRFIFAYHGFPRTIVSDRDIRFTSSFYKEVTERLGIKLLLSSSNHPQTDGQTESVNKTLGRLLRSYCSQDQDNWDHFLPQVEFVYNSTFQRSIPASPFEVDLGYVPNEPLLDIGNELSARNLSAVDLSKTIKAISLRTTDFLKRSQEDMESHASEARTVNDYKLGEYVLLHRDAYFTGGKYLKIQPIFLGPFNIVKIGKNTVELDLPSSFKKHRVINIKWIKKFVLDKDRYPKSLPRTSIERIQRVQEIIAVIGYDVESHEYYCKMKDVDPTLTCTYSLEEFNKLTSSKKSSLLNNFNTLVNTN
- the CWC27 gene encoding putative peptidylprolyl isomerase CWC27 (similar to Saccharomyces cerevisiae CWC27 (YPL064C); ancestral locus Anc_8.528), which produces MSIPSNLVPKTSDSCSIKTSKGTLLVELWTNECPSTVDAFIECCKDHTFVDKFFYWNDDASYPCIILDYQLNSKIAPIPSEYHSRLAFSTDGILGWDTQKQTWFITSEQWLTTNKDNNVFGKVVGDSRYVLRDIIKGEKDPDDNSQYLFPPIIQSIEILSRNVDTPKTIESIKLAPKKHTQNVKLHFNTEDENDDEQDTLPILTGNKRNYLTEEGNDILNQTPKKMKIKLHKSITGNTSSGLSKKNLILMTIFLIMTKEKMLHLNL